A segment of the Streptomyces sp. L2 genome:
ACTTGGCGTGCTGGACGTCCTTCGTGGCGGTCCGGACCTTGGACTCGTCCGGCTTGTCGGCGTCCGACTTGCTGCCCGTCGGGTCGTCCTTGTACTTGTCCGCCTCCTTGGTGGCCCGGGTGACCCACGAGTCCGCCGAGGACAGACGGGACTTGGCCGAGGACAGGTCGGACTGGGCCTCCTTGGCCTTGGTCAGGGCCTTGTCCGCCAGATGCTGGGCGCGCTCCAGTTTGGGCCAGAAGTCGGCGAGGGCGTCCCCGCACATCTCGTACGACTTCTTCAGCTTCTTCAGGTTCTTCGGTACGTCCTTGAACTGGTCCTTGAAGACTGCCGCCGACTTGCCCGCCCACTGCAGCATCGTGTCGTCGCCGGCCATCGCGTGGACCATGCGCAGCGCGTCCGAGACGTCGTCGGCGAAGTCGTGGAGCTGCTTGGCGAGCGTGCGGACCCGTTGCGGGTCACCCGGTGTGGGGTCCTTGTCCAAGTCCAGTGGATGCCAGTCCGCCGGCCTGTGTCCCGCCATCTGCCTGCAACCCCCGTCGCGTGTGCAGCCCCTCAACAGCCTCTGTGCACACGCGAACCTACCTGGAACGCGCGTTCGGCGGGAAGTTCGACCCGGCGCCGGAGACCTCCGCCGCCGGAGAGGGGGAGTCTCCGGCGGCGGCCGAACAGGGGCCAGGGAGTCAGGAGATCCAGTCCCAGCGGGTGTTGCTTCCGCTGTTCACGTAGCAGGAGGCCCATGTGTCGCCCGAGGAGTAGTGGCCCACGTAGCACGGCTCGGGGGAGCCGATGGGGTAGTTGGACGCCACGCCGAAGGAGAACACCTGGTTGTAGGCGGTGTTCCCGCAGACCGCCGTGTCGACGTCGTGCGCGAAGTCACCCTTCGGGCTCTTCGGGATGCTGAGGCAGATCTGGCTGTTGTAGCTGCCGTTGCGCACCATCTCGATCCTGCCGGCGCTCGCGCCCCACCAGATGGAGCTGTTGGAGCGGTTGCAGGGCACCATCTTGACCGCGTGGGCGTACGTGGTGCCGTTGTCCGTGCCCTGGAGGCACTTGCCCGTCGCGTGGTTCCTGATCATGTGGCCTACGGCGGCGGAGGACGGCTGCGCCGTGAGGACGACCTGCGTGCCGGCGGCCAGGGCGCACGCCGTGAGCACGATTCCGAGCTTCCGCTTCATGGGGGGGGCTCCGATCGGACCTTGTGAGGCCGCCTCCGGTGACGGGGCCTCGTGTCGTCCGCGGTCGGCCGACCGCGGCGTCGCATCGAAGCTACGAGCGTCAAGTGCCCGCTGACGTCGGCTCCGTGAACGAGTCGCCTCCCCCGGTCGGGCGAGGGGGCGTACGCCTGCGGCGGGACCCGGAGGAGGAGAGGGCGGTCAGGACGTGAAGCGGAACGTCGACGTCACCGCGTCGAAGATGTCGAAGAACGCGTCGGCGAGGTCCAGCACCTGGCTGCTGCCGGACACCAGCGCGACCTTGCCCTCCTGACCGGGCACGGGGATGTACGTCTGCATCAGGACGGCGCGGATCGTGCGGTTGAGGGCGTCGTCGGGGACCGGGATGTCCTCGATGCCGTACGTGCGGGCTGCCGGGCCGACGCCGGGGATGTCGACCGTGGTCACCTTGCGCCAGGAATCGCCCTCGTCGCGGGCCTCCTTCACCGCGAGTTGGGCGGCGATGGCGGCCGGGTCGGTGGAGAGGGGTGCGCCCTCGCGGGTGCGGCCGCCCACCAGGGAGACGGTGACCGACCCGGTGACCGTCGTGTCGCCGCCGAAGCTCTCCGCCATGCAACCGCAGTACATCGCGCCCGACTTCCACGCGTCCGCCGCCGACTTCCGCAAGAAGGCGGTGAACGTCTCGCGGTACGGCGCCAGTTCCGGGTGCTGCTCGATCCGCTCGCGCACCATGCGGTGGATGGCGTCGTTCCGCGACTCCGGGCGGATGTCGAACTCCCACCACGACTCCGGCACCTTGATCCGGAAGCCGCCGCGCTCGACGGTGAGGGGTTCCGTGTAGCGGGCCATGGTGTCGGTCGTCCCCGTTCCTTCGGTCTCGGTCACTCGTGCGTACTGATGTACGGTGCCGCCAGGGTACGAGACCGGGAGACGGGGGAGTCACTCGTGGGCAAGGGCAAGCCTGATCTCGCGCTTCCGCTCAGCGAGCTGGAGGGCTACGGCAAGCAGATCCGGTCGATCAAGAGCCGGCTCAACCACACCAAGAACCTCTTCGAGTCCTACGCGGACGACATCGCCGAGGGGACGGTCAACGACGCCCTCGACGACTTCGAGTCCAACTGGAAGGACGGCCGCGGCGACATCTCCAAGCAGCTCGACTCGCTCGCTGGGATGGCGGACACGGTGGTGCGCGAGTTCAAGAAGCTGGACGTCGACCTGGAGAAGAAGGCCAAGGACACGGTGAAGAGCGAGGGGGCGCCGGGCTCCGGGCACGGTCAGGGGCCGGCGCCGAAGAAGGAGTGAAGAAGGAGTAGGGCACGCGGTACGGGGGGTTCCGGGCGGCCCCCGGGGCGGGCACTGTGAAGAGGAGCGACGGAACGCTTCCCCTGCCTAGGCGGTGACAGGCACATGGCACTGGGTACGGCCACGCCCCCTCACGAGCCGCGGTTCGACGCCGGTCGGATCTGCCTCGACCTCCTCGCGACCGCGCACCCGAACGAACGGCTGCATGCCGTCGAGCCGCTGTGCGGCTGGATCGCCGGCGCCGGGCTCGTGCCGCCCGGGACCCTGCTGGCGCACGCCGACGCCTCCTGGCCGGACCGATTCCGGGAACTGCGGGGGTGCGTGGGGCGGTTGGTGCGGCGGAACGCGCTTTCCCCGGCGCAATCCATCGCGCCTTCCCTCGTGCTTTCCCCCGCGCATCTCCCCGTGCTTTCCCCCGACCCGGTGTCGTACGACCTCGCGCTCCGCCGGCTCAACGAACTCGCCAGACCCGCGCCCCCCGCCCCCCGCGCCGCCCGTGCCCAGGACGGGACCCTCGTGCGGGAGCTGGCCGGCCCGCCCGAGTGCGCCGCGCTGCTCGCGGTCGTCGCCCGGGACGCCGTAGAACTGCTGACCGATCCCGTGGCCCGGGCGGCCGTACGCGAATGCGAGGGGGACAACTGCTCCCTCGTGTATCTGGACACCTCCCGCGGGCGCCGCCGGCGCTGGTGCTCCAGCGAGGTCTGCGGGAACCGGGAGCGGGTCGCCCGGCACCGGCGCCGGGCGGCGGCCCTCGCCCGCGCCTGAGGTCGCGTACGCCGGTGTTGTGCGGCGGCCTTCGCCCGCGCCTGAGGTCGCGTACGCCGGCGCAGGGTGGCGGCCCTCGTCCGCGCCCTGAGGTCCGGTACATGCCGTAAGCGCCGGGAATGATACGGAACCGCCCAAGGCGGCGGGGGGCCGCCGTCCCGCGTGATTTCCGTAACACCAGGTTTGCTCCCGGTCCGGCGCGGGCAGCTCGGTCCACCTCCCGGCCGCCTTGGCAGTGTGTCGGAAATGTGAAAACCATACGGTGGGAATGTGACCCCATGTCCCGCTCGTCACGTCAGCCCACAGAAAACCGTCCCCTCACGTTGAACATCTCCCCGCTTCCGTCCGTACGGGTGGGCGAGCGACCGACTGGGGGAACCCCCGGACACCGGAGGTGGGCGTGCGCAAGGATGCGGCCGTGGCCAATGAACGTGGATCGAGGGCCCGACATCGCATGTCCTCACAGCCCTCGGAACCCGATGAGGAGCTGATGCGTGCCCTGTACCGCGAGCACGCCGGACCTCTGCTCGCGTACGTCCTCAGGCTGGTCGCCGGAGACCGGCAGCGCGCCGAGGACGTCGTACAGGAAACGCTCATCCGTGCCTGGAAGAACGCCGGTCAGCTCAACCGGGCGACCGGATCGGTACGCCCCTGGCTGGTGACGGTCGCGCGCCGCATCGTCATCGACGGCCACCGCAGCCGGCAGGCCCGGCCGCAGGAGGTCGATCCGTCGCCGCTGGAGGTCATCCCCGCGGAGGACGAGATCGACAAGGCGCTGTGGCTGATGACGCTGTCGGACGCGCTCGACGACCTGACCCCGGCCCACCGGGAGGTGCTCGTCGAGACGTACTTCAAGGGACGTACCGTCAATGAGGCGGCCGAGACGCTGGGCATCCCGAGCGGCACGGTCCGCTCCCGGGTGTTCTACGCCCTTCGGTCGATGAAGCTGGCACTGGAGGAGCGGGGGGTGACGGCGTGATGAGCGGATACGGGGGACACAGCGGATTCAGCACGGGTGGTCCGGGTATGTCTGGACCCATGGGACCGATGGGACCGGTGAGCCCGAGCAGCGAGGGATCATCCCTGCCCAACGAGCACGAGACCGTCGGCGCGTACGCCCTCGGGATTCTCGATGACGCCGAGGCAACCGCTTTCGAGGCGCACCTCGCCGGCTGCGAATGGTGCGCCCAGCAGCTCGACGAACTGGCCGGCATGGAACCGATGCTCGCCGCGCTCGCCGACCTGCCCGGCTCGGGCAGCACCCCCTCGATCGGCGAGTCGCTGTCGGCCCGGCCCAGCCCGCGGCTGGCGGAGAAGCTGGTCGTCGAGGTCGGTGACCAGCGGGCCCGCAAGCGCCGCCGCAGTATGTACATGATCGCGGCGGCGGCCGTGCTGATCGTCGGCAGCCCCCTGGCGATCCTCGCGGCGACCGGCGGTTCCGACGGCGGTACGAGTCGGCAGGCGCTCACCCCGGCGCAGACCACCTTCCAGGCGATGCCCGAGAAGAAGTCGGCCACCGACCCGACGAGCCACGTCAGCGCCACCGTCGGCATGGAGCAGAAGGACTGGGGCACCCAGGCCGTCCTGGAGCTCAAGAACGTCAAGGGCCCCCTGAAGTGCTCCCTGATCCTCGTCGCCAAGAACGGCGAGCGGGTGACCATGTCCTCCTGGTCCGTCCCGAACTGGGGCTACGGCGTGCCGAACGCCAAGACGGAGGAGGCGAAGAAGCCGCTCTACATCGGCGGGGCCGCGGCCTTCAAGCCGAACGAGATCGACCACTTCGAGGTTTCCACGTTCGACGGCAAGAAGCTCGTGCAGGTGCAGGCGTAGCCGCCGTAGCTTTGCCGGGTCTCCTTCGCGTACGGTTGACGGCTGCCCAGCACGTCAGAAGGGGGCCCGGTGGCCGCTCAGGTTCAGCAGTCCGCGGTCGGATCGGTGCGCGACGACCACGGGGCGCGTGATGCCCACGAGGCGCATGACGCCCACGAGGCGCCCGACGCGCGCGACTCCGTGCGCGACCGGGAGATCCGTGTCGAGCAGGAACACCTGGACCGGGTGTACCGGCGGCTCGAGGAGAAGATCCACGAGGCCGAGTTCCTGATGAACGACGCCGCCCAGCGCGGCCAGGTCGGCACGCCCGGCGCGCTCGCCGAGCGGGACGCGCAGGTCTTCCGGGCCGGTATCCACCTCAACCGGCTCAACAACGAGTTCGAGGACTTCCTCTTCGGCCGGATCGACCTGCTGCTCGGCAAGGACGGCAAGAAGGGGCCCGACGGGGCGTACACCGCCGTCGAGCCCGCCGAGGGCGCGGTCCGCGACGACAACACCGCCGACATCGCCGAGACCCTGCACATCGGCCGTATCGGCGTGCTCGACGCCGAGTACGCGCCGCTGGTCATCGACTGGCGCGCCCCGGCCGCCGCGCCCTTCTACCGCTCCACCCCGGTCGATCCCGGACGGGTCGTACGACGCCGGGTCATCCGCTCCAAGGGGCGCCGGGTGCTCGGCGTCGAGGACGACCTGATGCGCCCCGAGCTGACGGCCCGGCTCGACGGCCGCGAGCTGCCCGTCATCGGCGACGGGGCACTGATGGCCGCGCTCGGCCAGGCCCGCGGCCACACCATGCGGGACATCGTGGCCTCCATCCAGGCCGAGCAGGACCTGGTGATCCGCGCCCCCGCCGCCTCCGTGACGTACGTCGAGGGCGGCCCGGGCACCGGCAAGACCGCCGTCGCCCTGCACCGCGCCGCCTACCTGCTCTACCAGGACCGCAGACGCTACGCGGGCGGCATCCTGATCGTCTCGCCCACCCCGCTGCTGGTGGCCTACACCGAGGGCGTGCTGCCCTCCCTCGGCGAGGAGGGGCAGGTCGCCATCCGCGCGATCGGCTCGCTCGCCGTGGACGCCGTCGGCGCCGAGGCCACGCTGTACGACTCCCCGTCCGCGGCCCGCGCCAAGGGCTCCGCGCGGATGCTGCGCGTGCTGCGCAAGGCCGCGCGCGGAGCACTGGAGCTGAACGATTCGCCGGACCGGCTCCGGGTGGTCGCCTTCGGGCGCCGACTGGAGCTGGAGGGGGAGGAACTGGAGCGGATCCGCCGCACCGCCCTCGGCGGCACCGCGCCCGTCAACCTGCTGCGCCCGCGCGCCCGCAAGCTGCTCCTGGACGCCCTGTGGGAGAAGTCCGGCGCCGGCGCCCGCCACACCGACCCGGAGCTGGCGGCCGAGCTGCGGTCCTCCTTCGACGAGGACATCACCTCCGAGGACCCCTTCGTCGCGTTCCTCGACGCCTGGTGGCCCGAGCTGACCCCGAAGGGCGTCCTCGCCGCCATGGCCGACGAACGGCGGCTGGGCCGCTGGGCCCGCCGGGTGCTCAACCCTGGCGAGGTCCGCAAGGTGGCCCGGTCCCTGAAGCGGGACGGGTACTCCGTGCACGACATCGCCCTGCTCGACGAGCTCCACGCCGTGCTCGGCGCCCCGGCCCGGCCCCGCAAGAAGCGCGAGCTGGACCCGCTGGACCAGCTCACCGGCCTTGAGGAGCTGATGCCGGTGCGCGAGGAGACGCAGTGGGAACGGGCGGAGCGGCTGGCGCAGGAGCGCGTGGAGTACGCGCACGTCATCGTGGACGAGGCACAGGACCTGACGCCGATGCAGTGGCGCATGGTCGGCCGGCGGGGCCGGCACGTCACGTGGACGGTCGTCGGGGACCCGGCCCAGTCCTCCTGGTCCGACCCGGACGAGGCCGCCGAGGCCCGTGACGAGGCCCTCGGCAGCCGGCCCCGGCGCCGGTTCCGGCTCACCGTCAACTACCGCAACCCCGCGGAGATCGCCGAGCTGGCCGCCAAGGTGCTCGCCCTCGCCATGCCCGGCTCCGAGTCGCCTTCCGCCGTACGGTCCACCGGTGTCCAGCCGCGGTTCGAGGTGGCCGGGGAATCGCTGGCCGACACCGTGCGGGCGGAGGCCGAGCGGCTGCTGGGGCTGGTCGACGGCACGGTCGGCGTCGTCGTCGCCATGAGCCGGCGGGGCGAGGCGCGGCGGTGGCTGGCGGGGCTGGGGGACCGGGTGGTCGCGCTGGGCAGTCTGGAGGCGAAGGGTCTGGAGTACGACGCGACGGTCGTCGTGTCGCCGGCGGAGATCGCCGACGAGTCGCCTGCGGGGCTGCGGGTGCTGTACGTCGCGTTGACGCGGGCGACTCAGCAGTTGACGGTGGTGTCGGGGGAGCGGGACGAGCCGGATGCGGGCGGGGTGCCGGATCTGCTGCGGGACTGAGGGGGCGCCGGCCGCGCGGGGGAGCCGGGCTGCTGGGCGGGGTGGGTGCGGGCCGGGGGTGGGGTCGCTTGCCGGCGCTTGGCGGGTGCCTCCCCCACTCTCGGCTTCGCGCGAGCGGGGGGACCCCCACCGCCCACCCGTGCCGCCCTGGGGGTCTCCCCAGGCCCTTAAGGCACTGGGGGAGGCACGACTGCCCGCAGCTGGGTCGGATCGGTAAAGAAGGGGTCGTGGGGGAATGGCCTTGTGGGATCTGTTTGTTAGCCTTGGTGTGGCACCGGCCCGATCCAAGCCCCCGGGCCCAACCTTCGTCCCTTCGAGGGACCACTTGCCGCGAGGCGAGCATGGCGGGTCGGTGTCATGAGCGTGTGGGAGGCCCACGTCACGGATGTGACGTGGGCCTCCTTCTTTGCCCCGACGGCGCCCCTTCCCCTCGGCAGATCATTTCTCGTATGGTGGAAGTCGTTTTCCGAAAATGCCGTCGTCGTCAGTGGCCCCCCGTGAACACAACGTCCGCAATCCAGGGCGACTACCACGTACTCAGGGGTAGGTGCGACGATCGGACGGCACAACTCGCGACACGGTGAAAGCAGAGGAAGTCGGCCATGGCAACGGCGCCCAGCGTCTCCTACTCGATGACGGTCCGGCTGGAGGTGCCCGCGAGCGGAACCGCCGTCTCGCAGCTCACCAACGCCGTGGAGTCCTCCGGAGGCTCCGTGACCGGCCTCGACGTCACCGCCTCCGGCCACGAGAAGCTCCGTATCGACGTGACCATCGCGGCCACCTCCACGGCCCACGCCGAGGAGATCGTGGAGAAGCTCCGCGGCATCGAGGGCGTCACGCTCGGCAAGGTCTCCGACCGTACGTTCCTGATGCACCTCGGCGGCAAGATCGAGATGGCGTCGAAACACCCCATCCGCAACCGTGACGACCTGTCCATGGTCTACACGCCCGGCGTGGCCCGCGTCTGCATGGCCATCGCCGAGAACCCCGAGGACGCCCGCCGCCTCACCATCAAGCGCAACTCCGTTGCGGTCGTGACGGACGGCTCCGCCGTGCTCGGCCTCGGCAACATCGGCCCCAAGGCCGCCCTGCCGGTCATGGAGGGCAAGGCGGCCCTCTTCAAGCGGTTCGCCGGCATCGACGCCTGGCCGATCTGCCTCGACACCCAGGACTCCGACGCCATCGTCGAGATCGTCAAGGCCATCGCCCCCGGGTTCGCGGGCATCAACCTGGAGGACATCTCCGCACCCCGCTGCTTCGAGATCGAGGCCCGGCTGCGCGAGGCCCTCGACATCCCCGTCTTCCACGACGACCAGCACGGCACCGCGATCGTCGTCCTCGCCTCCCTCACCAACGCCCTGCGCGTCACGGGCAAGGCCATCGAGAACATCCGCGTGGTCATGTCCGGCGCCGGCGCGGCCGGCACCGCCATCCTCAAGCTGCTCATCGCCGCGGGCGTGAAGAACGCGGTCGTCGCCGACATCCACGGCGTCGTGCACGCCGGCCGCGAGGACCTGGTGGGCGCCTCCGCCGACTCGCCGCTGCGCTGGATCGCCGACAACACCAACCCCGAGGGACTGACGGGCACGCTGAAGGAGGCCGTGCGCGGCGCCGACGTCTTCATCGGCGTCTCCGCCCCGAACGTCCTCGACGGCGACGACGTGGCCGCCATGGCGGACGGCGCGATCGTGTTCGCGCTCGCGAATCCCGACCCCGAGGTCGACCCGGCGATCGCGCGTCAGACCGCGGCTGTCGTGGCCACCGGCCGCTCCGACTTCCCGAACCAGATCAACAACGTGCTGGTCTTCCCGGGTGTCTTCCGCGGTCTGCTGGACGCGCAGTCCCGCACCGTCAACACGGAGATGATGCTCGCCGCCGCGCAGGCCCTCGCGGACGTGGTGACCGAGGACGAGCTGAACCCGAACTACATCATCCCCAGCGTCTTCAACGACAAGGTGGCCGGTGCGGTGGCCGGCGCGGTCCGCGAGGCCGCGAAGCCGGCCCCGGCCGAGCAGTAGACGTCAGCGGCGCGCGGGGGGAGTGAACAGTGTCCCGTGCGCCGTCACCATGCTGTGAGGATCACCACGGCGGCACGCCGCACCGGCGCGTCGCGGAACCTCCGGATGCCGGGCGCACTCTAGGGTGACGGCCGGGCAGCGCTATTCGTGTGACTCCCCAGGGTGCTCTCACGACTCCTACGGGTGCCGGATTGGCTTTCCCGCAGCAGGTAGGGGCAGGATGCGTCCCTGGGCGCGAGCGCATCGGCATCGCAGTGCCTCACATGCGGCTCCGCCGCGTGGCACACCCCAACGGCAAGAAAACACGGGAGTAACAACATGAACCGCAGTGAGCTGGTGGCCGCGCTGGCCGACCGTGCCGAGGTGACCCGCAAGGACGCCGACGCCGTGCTGGCCGCTTTCGCCGAGGTCGTCGGCGACGTCGTCTCCAAGGGCGACGAGAAGGTCACCGTCCCTGGCTTCCTGACCTTCGAGCGCACCCACCGTGCCGCTCGTACCGCGCGCAACCCGCAGACCGGTGAGCCGATCAACATCCCGGCCGGGTACAGCGTCAAGGTTTCGGCGGGCTCCAAGCTCAAGGAAGCGGCCAAGGGCAAGTAAGCGCTCCGCTTTGTGGCGCCGGTTCACCAAAGCGCCGCAGAGCTTCAGCGCCGTGGGTGGCTGTCGGCCTGTCGTGGCTGGTCGCGCAGTTCCCCGCGCCCCTTTCGGGGCGCTTCACTGGACGAAGTGGAAATGGGCGGCCCCCCTGTCACAGGGGGGCCGCCCATTCGTGTGGGCGGCGGCTAGCCGAGGGCCTTGCCCGGGAGTTCTACCTTTGCTCCCAGTTCCACGAGCTTCTCCATGAAGTTCTCGTAGCCCCGGTTGATGAGGTCGATGCCGTGGACGCGGGAGGTGCCCTGGGCGGCGAGGGCGGCGATGAGGTAGGAGAAGCCGCCGCGGAGGTCGGGGATGACCAGGTCGGCGCCCTGGAGGCGGGTGGGGCCGGAGACGACCGCCGAGTGCAGGAAGTTGCGCTGGCCGAAGCGGCAGTCGGAGCCGCCCAGGCACTCGCGGTACAGCTGGATGTGGGCGCCCATCTGGTTCAGCGCGGAGGTGAAGCCGAGCCGGGACTCGTAGACCGTCTCGTGGATGATGGAGAGGCCGGTGGCCTGGGTCAGGGCGACCACCAGGGGCTGCTGCCAGTCGGTCTGGAAGCCCGGGTGGACGTCGGTCTCCAGGGCGATGGACTTCAGCTGGCCGCCGGGGTGCCAGAAGCGGATGCCCTCGTCGTCGATCTCGAAGGCGCCGCCCACCTTCCGGAAGGTGTTCAGGAACGTCATCATCGAGCGCTGCTGGGCGCCGTGGACGTAGATGTTGCCCTCGGTCGCCAGCGCCGCGGACGCCCACGAGGCGGCCT
Coding sequences within it:
- a CDS encoding NAD-dependent malic enzyme; the protein is MATAPSVSYSMTVRLEVPASGTAVSQLTNAVESSGGSVTGLDVTASGHEKLRIDVTIAATSTAHAEEIVEKLRGIEGVTLGKVSDRTFLMHLGGKIEMASKHPIRNRDDLSMVYTPGVARVCMAIAENPEDARRLTIKRNSVAVVTDGSAVLGLGNIGPKAALPVMEGKAALFKRFAGIDAWPICLDTQDSDAIVEIVKAIAPGFAGINLEDISAPRCFEIEARLREALDIPVFHDDQHGTAIVVLASLTNALRVTGKAIENIRVVMSGAGAAGTAILKLLIAAGVKNAVVADIHGVVHAGREDLVGASADSPLRWIADNTNPEGLTGTLKEAVRGADVFIGVSAPNVLDGDDVAAMADGAIVFALANPDPEVDPAIARQTAAVVATGRSDFPNQINNVLVFPGVFRGLLDAQSRTVNTEMMLAAAQALADVVTEDELNPNYIIPSVFNDKVAGAVAGAVREAAKPAPAEQ
- a CDS encoding zf-HC2 domain-containing protein, which encodes MSGPMGPMGPVSPSSEGSSLPNEHETVGAYALGILDDAEATAFEAHLAGCEWCAQQLDELAGMEPMLAALADLPGSGSTPSIGESLSARPSPRLAEKLVVEVGDQRARKRRRSMYMIAAAAVLIVGSPLAILAATGGSDGGTSRQALTPAQTTFQAMPEKKSATDPTSHVSATVGMEQKDWGTQAVLELKNVKGPLKCSLILVAKNGERVTMSSWSVPNWGYGVPNAKTEEAKKPLYIGGAAAFKPNEIDHFEVSTFDGKKLVQVQA
- a CDS encoding sigma-70 family RNA polymerase sigma factor; translated protein: MGVRKDAAVANERGSRARHRMSSQPSEPDEELMRALYREHAGPLLAYVLRLVAGDRQRAEDVVQETLIRAWKNAGQLNRATGSVRPWLVTVARRIVIDGHRSRQARPQEVDPSPLEVIPAEDEIDKALWLMTLSDALDDLTPAHREVLVETYFKGRTVNEAAETLGIPSGTVRSRVFYALRSMKLALEERGVTA
- a CDS encoding UvrD-helicase domain-containing protein, translating into MRDREIRVEQEHLDRVYRRLEEKIHEAEFLMNDAAQRGQVGTPGALAERDAQVFRAGIHLNRLNNEFEDFLFGRIDLLLGKDGKKGPDGAYTAVEPAEGAVRDDNTADIAETLHIGRIGVLDAEYAPLVIDWRAPAAAPFYRSTPVDPGRVVRRRVIRSKGRRVLGVEDDLMRPELTARLDGRELPVIGDGALMAALGQARGHTMRDIVASIQAEQDLVIRAPAASVTYVEGGPGTGKTAVALHRAAYLLYQDRRRYAGGILIVSPTPLLVAYTEGVLPSLGEEGQVAIRAIGSLAVDAVGAEATLYDSPSAARAKGSARMLRVLRKAARGALELNDSPDRLRVVAFGRRLELEGEELERIRRTALGGTAPVNLLRPRARKLLLDALWEKSGAGARHTDPELAAELRSSFDEDITSEDPFVAFLDAWWPELTPKGVLAAMADERRLGRWARRVLNPGEVRKVARSLKRDGYSVHDIALLDELHAVLGAPARPRKKRELDPLDQLTGLEELMPVREETQWERAERLAQERVEYAHVIVDEAQDLTPMQWRMVGRRGRHVTWTVVGDPAQSSWSDPDEAAEARDEALGSRPRRRFRLTVNYRNPAEIAELAAKVLALAMPGSESPSAVRSTGVQPRFEVAGESLADTVRAEAERLLGLVDGTVGVVVAMSRRGEARRWLAGLGDRVVALGSLEAKGLEYDATVVVSPAEIADESPAGLRVLYVALTRATQQLTVVSGERDEPDAGGVPDLLRD
- a CDS encoding ricin-type beta-trefoil lectin domain protein; translation: MKRKLGIVLTACALAAGTQVVLTAQPSSAAVGHMIRNHATGKCLQGTDNGTTYAHAVKMVPCNRSNSSIWWGASAGRIEMVRNGSYNSQICLSIPKSPKGDFAHDVDTAVCGNTAYNQVFSFGVASNYPIGSPEPCYVGHYSSGDTWASCYVNSGSNTRWDWIS
- a CDS encoding CGNR zinc finger domain-containing protein is translated as MALGTATPPHEPRFDAGRICLDLLATAHPNERLHAVEPLCGWIAGAGLVPPGTLLAHADASWPDRFRELRGCVGRLVRRNALSPAQSIAPSLVLSPAHLPVLSPDPVSYDLALRRLNELARPAPPAPRAARAQDGTLVRELAGPPECAALLAVVARDAVELLTDPVARAAVRECEGDNCSLVYLDTSRGRRRRWCSSEVCGNRERVARHRRRAAALARA
- a CDS encoding HU family DNA-binding protein, producing MNRSELVAALADRAEVTRKDADAVLAAFAEVVGDVVSKGDEKVTVPGFLTFERTHRAARTARNPQTGEPINIPAGYSVKVSAGSKLKEAAKGK